In Devosia litorisediminis, one genomic interval encodes:
- a CDS encoding phage major capsid protein has translation MTTTSDGLETKAGAQGDIAALFAEFSTAFEEFKATNDQRLGELEKRGSADGLLEGKLDRLNAVLDTNKAAMDRALIERARPQLDGKGMPVDGEYKQAFASYVKRGEEKALSVGVNADGGYVVPPETETEITRLMTAVSPIRAIAGVRQVSGSVYKRPISVTGPAVGWVGETAARPITGSQTLAELSYPTMELYAMPAATSAFLEDAAVDVGQWIADEVNAAFAAQETTAFVSGDGVNKPTGFLDATTVAEASWSWGNLGYVATGSAGALPTANASDVLIDLVYALKAGYRQNASWVMNRKVQGTLRKLKDADGNYLWQPAATADGKARFMGFDLVEAEDMPDIAANALSIAFGDFRRGYLIVDRQGVSVLRDPFSAKPYVLFYTTKRVGGGIADYDAIKLLKFAAS, from the coding sequence ATGACCACCACCAGTGACGGCCTTGAAACCAAGGCCGGCGCGCAGGGCGATATTGCCGCGCTGTTCGCCGAATTCTCGACCGCCTTTGAAGAGTTCAAGGCCACCAATGACCAGCGCCTGGGCGAGCTGGAAAAGCGCGGCAGCGCCGATGGCCTGCTCGAAGGCAAGCTCGACCGGCTCAATGCCGTGCTCGACACCAACAAGGCGGCGATGGATCGCGCGCTGATCGAGCGGGCCCGCCCGCAGCTCGACGGCAAGGGAATGCCGGTCGATGGCGAATACAAGCAGGCTTTCGCCTCCTATGTGAAGCGCGGCGAAGAGAAGGCGCTCTCGGTGGGCGTCAATGCCGATGGCGGCTATGTCGTGCCGCCCGAAACCGAGACCGAAATCACAAGACTGATGACGGCGGTGTCGCCCATTCGCGCCATTGCCGGTGTACGGCAGGTGTCCGGCTCGGTCTATAAGCGCCCCATCTCGGTGACGGGGCCCGCAGTGGGCTGGGTTGGTGAGACCGCGGCGCGCCCCATTACCGGCAGCCAGACCCTGGCCGAGCTGAGCTATCCGACCATGGAGCTCTACGCAATGCCGGCGGCGACATCGGCCTTCCTCGAAGACGCGGCGGTCGATGTGGGGCAGTGGATTGCCGACGAGGTCAACGCGGCCTTCGCGGCGCAGGAAACCACGGCTTTCGTATCGGGCGATGGCGTCAACAAGCCGACCGGATTTCTCGATGCCACCACGGTGGCGGAAGCCAGCTGGAGCTGGGGCAATCTGGGCTATGTCGCCACCGGCTCGGCCGGGGCGCTGCCTACTGCCAATGCCAGTGATGTGCTGATCGATCTGGTCTATGCGCTCAAGGCCGGCTACCGCCAGAACGCATCCTGGGTGATGAACCGCAAGGTGCAGGGCACGCTGCGCAAGCTCAAGGATGCCGACGGCAATTATCTGTGGCAGCCCGCCGCGACGGCTGATGGCAAGGCGCGTTTCATGGGCTTTGATCTGGTCGAGGCCGAGGACATGCCCGATATCGCGGCCAATGCGCTCTCGATTGCCTTTGGTGACTTCCGCCGCGGCTATCTGATCGTGGACCGCCAAGGCGTCAGCGTGTTGCGCGACCCCTTCAGCGCCAAGCCTTATGTGCTGTTCTACACCACCAAGCGCGTCGGCGGCGGGATCGCCGATTATGACGCGATCAAGCTGCTGAAGTTCGCCGCGAGCTGA
- a CDS encoding HK97 family phage prohead protease, with amino-acid sequence MGAISSAIPIDSDGRFSGYASLFNRRDAGGDVVMPGAFTQSLARRGKRIRLLFQHDPKEPVGTWKTIGEDGHGLFVTGRLVPGVPRADALRRLIENGALDGLSIGFRTVRASRAGGLRKLWQIDLFEISIVTFPMLEDARIAPSGLSTGAAIAAATHTIRNR; translated from the coding sequence ATGGGCGCGATTTCAAGCGCCATTCCCATCGATAGCGACGGGCGCTTTTCCGGCTATGCCAGCCTGTTCAACCGGCGCGATGCCGGGGGCGATGTGGTGATGCCGGGCGCCTTCACCCAGAGCCTGGCGCGCCGCGGCAAGCGCATCAGACTGCTGTTTCAGCATGACCCCAAGGAGCCGGTCGGCACCTGGAAGACCATTGGCGAAGATGGGCATGGCCTGTTCGTGACCGGACGGCTGGTGCCCGGCGTGCCGCGCGCCGATGCACTCAGACGGCTGATCGAAAACGGGGCGCTGGACGGACTCTCGATTGGCTTTCGCACCGTGCGGGCAAGCCGCGCTGGCGGACTGCGCAAACTCTGGCAGATCGATCTGTTTGAAATCTCGATCGTCACCTTTCCCATGCTGGAGGACGCACGCATTGCGCCCTCGGGCTTGAGCACCGGCGCGGCCATCGCCGCCGCCACCCACACCATCCGCAACCGATAG
- a CDS encoding DUF2442 domain-containing protein: MSTLTLETAPLAVDLVVDSTSLRVSLDDGRELAVPLAWFPHLRDASDADRANWRLFGRGDGIHWPALDEDISVRGLLAGHRQANAA, from the coding sequence ATGAGCACTTTGACGCTTGAGACAGCACCGCTTGCCGTGGACCTCGTCGTCGACAGCACCAGCTTGCGCGTCAGCCTAGATGACGGCCGCGAGCTCGCCGTGCCACTGGCCTGGTTTCCCCACCTGCGCGACGCGTCAGACGCTGACCGCGCCAACTGGCGGCTGTTCGGCCGCGGTGACGGCATTCACTGGCCAGCCCTTGATGAAGACATTTCCGTGCGCGGTCTGCTCGCCGGCCACCGTCAGGCCAACGCCGCCTAA
- a CDS encoding phage portal protein, translated as MPNWINRLLGGRTNAPDERKNFAGHSLLSLNQLGAANWSQRGFASLVNQGFARNPVVYRCVRLIAETANRVPLVVSVNGQRVEEHPLSELLGRPNARQSGGELLEAVYAYLQTAGNAYLQAGMIDGAVRGLFCLRPDRMKVVAGADGWPMAYDYTVGGRSQRLRQDSEPLPAVLHMALFHPLDDHYGMAPLDAAQTSLDIHNAAGQWNKALLDNAARPSGALVYSMAAGTLTEDQFNRLKDELEANFAGAGNAGRPMVLEGGLDWKTIALSPRDMDFIDAKHAAARDIALAFGVPPMLLGIPGDNTYANLAEANRALWRQTLIPLVVRVADELSNWLAPAFDGATIAPDFDGVEALAEDRAALWSRVGSAEFLSDAEKRAMLGI; from the coding sequence ATGCCGAACTGGATCAACCGCCTGCTGGGCGGGCGAACAAACGCGCCTGATGAACGCAAGAATTTTGCCGGGCACAGCCTGCTCAGCCTCAACCAGCTGGGCGCGGCAAACTGGAGCCAGCGCGGCTTTGCCAGCCTGGTCAATCAGGGCTTTGCGCGCAACCCGGTGGTCTATCGCTGCGTGCGGCTGATCGCCGAGACGGCCAATCGGGTGCCGCTGGTGGTCAGCGTGAACGGCCAGCGCGTGGAGGAGCATCCGCTAAGTGAACTGCTGGGGCGGCCCAATGCGCGCCAATCGGGCGGCGAGCTGCTCGAGGCGGTCTATGCCTATCTGCAGACGGCGGGGAACGCCTATCTGCAGGCGGGCATGATTGATGGTGCGGTGCGGGGGCTGTTCTGCCTGCGGCCCGACCGCATGAAGGTGGTGGCCGGCGCCGATGGCTGGCCGATGGCCTATGACTATACCGTGGGCGGGCGCAGCCAGCGCCTGCGCCAGGACAGTGAGCCGCTGCCCGCGGTGCTGCACATGGCGCTGTTTCACCCACTCGACGATCACTACGGCATGGCGCCGCTCGACGCCGCCCAGACCAGCCTCGATATCCACAACGCCGCCGGGCAGTGGAACAAGGCGTTGCTCGACAATGCAGCGCGGCCCAGCGGGGCGCTGGTCTATTCCATGGCGGCGGGCACGCTGACCGAAGACCAGTTCAACCGGCTCAAGGATGAGCTCGAAGCCAATTTCGCCGGGGCGGGCAATGCCGGGCGGCCCATGGTGCTCGAAGGCGGGCTGGACTGGAAGACCATCGCGCTGAGCCCCCGCGACATGGATTTCATCGACGCCAAGCACGCCGCCGCCCGCGACATAGCCCTGGCCTTCGGCGTGCCGCCCATGCTGCTGGGGATTCCTGGCGACAATACCTACGCCAATCTGGCCGAAGCCAACCGCGCCCTGTGGCGGCAGACCCTGATCCCTCTGGTGGTCCGCGTGGCCGATGAACTCAGCAATTGGCTGGCCCCGGCCTTCGACGGGGCGACGATTGCACCGGATTTCGACGGCGTCGAAGCCCTGGCCGAAGACCGCGCGGCACTGTGGAGCCGGGTCGGCAGCGCGGAGTTTCTCAGCGATGCGGAGAAGCGGGCGATGTTGGGGATCTGA
- a CDS encoding DNA-packaging protein has protein sequence MISSRSAEAQAEVAAKTDDQVEAQYYDWNKWALPKQRPPQGDWTTWLLMGGRGAGKTRAGAEWVRGLVRQRIGPIALVGETIAEALAIMVRGESGLLNVHPELERPVLRGHQLIWPNGVEATLLSASDPDRFRGPQFAAAWCDEIGKWPRAEDAWDMLQFGLRLGERPQQMATTTPRPTRLLKRLLADPQTVVTRMATIENSAQLAPQFLDAVVARYRGTVLGRQELDGELIEDLPGALWQRNMFRPPQSLALERIVVAVDPPVTGHARSDACGIVVAGRQGEEAVVLEDCTLSAASPLRWARRAVAAFHAHQADGIVAEVNQGGDLVASVIAQIDPKVPVRPVRANRGKWLRAEPVAALYGRGLVAHLAGLSALEDEMCSFGADGKSDGHSPDRVDALVWAITELLLNDVQPRVRGL, from the coding sequence TTGATCAGTTCAAGAAGCGCTGAGGCGCAGGCCGAAGTCGCCGCCAAGACCGATGATCAGGTCGAGGCGCAGTATTATGACTGGAACAAATGGGCGCTGCCCAAGCAGCGGCCGCCGCAGGGGGACTGGACCACCTGGCTGTTGATGGGCGGGCGCGGCGCGGGCAAGACAAGGGCAGGCGCCGAATGGGTGCGCGGGCTGGTCCGGCAGCGGATCGGACCGATTGCCCTGGTGGGTGAAACCATCGCCGAGGCGCTGGCGATCATGGTGCGGGGCGAAAGCGGGCTGCTCAACGTGCATCCCGAGCTGGAGCGCCCCGTCTTGCGCGGGCACCAGCTGATCTGGCCCAACGGGGTCGAAGCCACGCTGCTCTCGGCTTCCGACCCGGATCGCTTTCGCGGCCCCCAATTTGCCGCCGCCTGGTGCGACGAGATCGGCAAATGGCCACGCGCGGAAGACGCCTGGGACATGCTGCAATTTGGGCTGCGGCTGGGCGAACGACCGCAGCAGATGGCGACCACGACACCGCGACCGACGCGGCTGCTCAAGCGCCTGCTGGCCGACCCGCAGACCGTGGTGACGCGCATGGCCACCATCGAGAATTCTGCGCAGCTGGCGCCGCAATTTCTTGATGCGGTGGTGGCGCGCTATCGCGGCACGGTGCTGGGCCGTCAGGAGCTGGATGGCGAACTGATCGAGGATCTGCCCGGCGCGCTGTGGCAGCGCAACATGTTTCGACCGCCCCAGAGTCTGGCTCTGGAGCGCATTGTAGTGGCGGTGGACCCGCCGGTGACCGGCCACGCCAGATCCGATGCCTGCGGCATTGTTGTTGCCGGACGCCAGGGGGAGGAGGCGGTGGTGCTCGAGGATTGCACCCTGAGCGCCGCATCGCCGCTGCGCTGGGCCCGACGCGCCGTGGCGGCGTTTCATGCTCATCAGGCCGACGGCATTGTGGCCGAGGTCAATCAGGGCGGCGATCTCGTGGCCTCGGTGATCGCGCAGATCGATCCCAAGGTACCGGTACGACCGGTACGCGCTAATCGCGGCAAATGGCTGCGCGCCGAACCGGTTGCAGCGCTCTATGGGCGCGGGCTGGTGGCCCATCTCGCCGGGCTGAGTGCGCTGGAAGACGAAATGTGCAGCTTTGGCGCTGACGGCAAGAGCGATGGCCATTCGCCCGACCGGGTCGATGCGCTGGTCTGGGCAATCACCGAGCTGTTGCTCAACGATGTGCAGCCACGGGTGCGCGGGCTTTAG
- a CDS encoding MOSC domain-containing protein: MTSFRIEQMFLYPVKSLGGMAVQEAQITPSGSLRGDREWLVTRPDGSMLWQGDIPRMALLSAQLEMDRLVLRDAEGRPGPLPEIASDSPVMVEQEGYQLPGFDQGDAVASWLGSCLGAACRLVRLGEQAHRWGGLNPVHAVSTVSLAALNARLAERGESAIAVERFRPNIVLSGNHAAFAEEAARALDFGPAALDLREPCVRCELPNISLEDASRQKQPLKLIGAMSRERSTARPASFGTYCTARGAVLRVGMST; the protein is encoded by the coding sequence ATGACCAGCTTCCGCATCGAGCAGATGTTTCTCTATCCGGTCAAATCCCTGGGCGGGATGGCGGTGCAAGAGGCGCAGATCACGCCAAGCGGCTCGCTGCGCGGCGACCGCGAATGGCTGGTCACGCGGCCCGATGGCAGCATGCTCTGGCAGGGCGACATTCCGCGCATGGCCCTGCTTTCGGCACAGCTTGAGATGGACAGACTGGTGCTGAGGGACGCCGAAGGGCGGCCGGGGCCCTTGCCCGAAATTGCCTCGGACAGCCCAGTCATGGTTGAGCAGGAGGGCTATCAGCTGCCCGGGTTTGACCAGGGCGATGCCGTCGCCAGCTGGCTGGGCTCCTGCCTTGGAGCAGCCTGCCGCCTTGTTCGGCTCGGTGAACAGGCCCATCGCTGGGGCGGGCTGAACCCGGTACACGCCGTCTCCACCGTCTCGCTTGCAGCGCTCAATGCGCGTCTGGCCGAACGTGGCGAGTCGGCCATCGCCGTCGAGCGCTTCCGCCCCAATATCGTGCTGTCGGGCAACCACGCAGCCTTTGCTGAGGAAGCCGCCCGCGCACTGGACTTCGGGCCGGCAGCGCTGGATCTGCGCGAGCCTTGCGTGCGCTGTGAACTTCCCAATATCAGCCTTGAGGATGCCAGTCGGCAAAAGCAGCCGCTTAAACTGATCGGCGCCATGAGCCGCGAACGCTCCACGGCGCGTCCGGCCTCTTTTGGGACTTATTGCACGGCCCGGGGCGCGGTTCTGCGGGTCGGGATGTCTACCTAG
- a CDS encoding FAD/NAD(P)-binding protein, giving the protein MSHTKRIAVVGGGPTAVYTLKNLLQKATRSHITIFEAGPVAGCGIPYSELHNSADMMANITSVEIPPVLVSLSDWVRSADAAVLKRFGIARDKVSDRDFYPRVLIGAYYSDQLIRLVQDCGPWQTVAIETNTRVLDIKPDGNRTTVFVDKEGKRARRRFDVVIMATGHMTEADNNASVGGLYRSPYPVQDIELGRDCAALILGSSLSAIDAAVSIASRYGRFEGEEQNLSYKPLSDKPLRIVMASRKGTVPDADFFYPIPEEPLMIFTPARLDLLRKEGQKGLLAKAFKLFKQQLASDDPDFLDRLDVKRFTPESFGKAYLAMRKACQGFDAIAENLEQSRRDYRARRVIMWRYTLMRAHEVFGEIVPFLDRKDLARFRRHLAPVFADAYGCVPHLSIQRLLALHGANCLDVVALGETGTIRYGSGVFALAADGRAESFGTLIDARGQNAASISDLGFTQLDQALATVDQLKRTSGQSADDQFRLQLDDRSASDIFCISIPVMMERYPFAQGLVACSEAAEAVAAAI; this is encoded by the coding sequence ATGTCACATACAAAGCGGATCGCGGTAGTCGGGGGTGGACCAACCGCCGTCTACACCTTGAAGAACCTGCTGCAGAAAGCGACCAGGTCGCACATCACCATTTTTGAAGCGGGACCGGTCGCAGGTTGCGGCATACCCTATTCGGAACTGCACAATTCAGCGGACATGATGGCCAACATCACCTCAGTTGAGATTCCGCCAGTGCTGGTATCGCTTTCAGACTGGGTCCGTTCTGCAGATGCCGCAGTGCTGAAGAGGTTCGGCATCGCACGCGACAAGGTGAGCGACCGTGATTTCTATCCCAGGGTGCTGATCGGTGCCTACTACAGTGACCAGCTCATCCGGCTGGTGCAGGACTGCGGCCCCTGGCAGACCGTTGCAATCGAGACCAATACCCGCGTGCTTGACATCAAGCCGGATGGAAACAGGACGACGGTCTTTGTCGACAAGGAAGGTAAGCGGGCCCGCCGGCGCTTTGATGTCGTAATCATGGCCACCGGCCACATGACTGAAGCGGACAACAACGCGTCCGTTGGGGGGCTCTACCGCTCTCCCTATCCGGTGCAGGACATCGAACTGGGGCGTGATTGCGCGGCCCTGATTCTGGGATCCTCGCTAAGCGCGATTGACGCCGCCGTCAGTATTGCCAGCCGCTATGGCCGATTTGAAGGCGAGGAACAGAACCTGTCCTACAAGCCCCTGTCAGACAAGCCGCTGCGCATTGTCATGGCCTCCCGCAAGGGGACGGTCCCGGACGCCGATTTTTTCTATCCGATTCCCGAAGAACCGCTGATGATCTTTACCCCAGCGCGGCTCGACCTGTTGCGCAAGGAGGGGCAGAAAGGACTGCTGGCCAAGGCCTTCAAGTTGTTCAAGCAGCAATTGGCATCCGATGATCCGGACTTCCTCGATCGTCTCGACGTGAAACGGTTTACCCCGGAAAGCTTCGGCAAGGCCTATCTCGCCATGCGCAAGGCATGCCAGGGTTTCGACGCGATCGCCGAAAACCTCGAGCAATCCAGACGAGACTATCGTGCCCGGCGTGTCATCATGTGGCGCTATACGCTGATGCGGGCCCATGAGGTTTTTGGCGAGATCGTCCCCTTTCTGGACCGCAAGGATCTCGCCCGGTTCCGACGCCATCTCGCGCCGGTTTTCGCCGACGCCTATGGCTGTGTCCCCCACCTTTCCATCCAGCGCCTGCTGGCCTTGCATGGCGCCAACTGCCTGGACGTTGTGGCCCTTGGCGAGACGGGCACTATCCGATATGGATCGGGCGTTTTTGCGCTCGCCGCCGATGGTCGTGCGGAAAGCTTTGGCACGCTGATCGATGCACGTGGGCAGAATGCGGCCTCCATATCAGATCTGGGTTTCACCCAGCTCGACCAAGCGTTGGCAACCGTTGACCAGCTCAAGCGCACCAGCGGCCAGAGCGCGGATGACCAGTTTCGGCTCCAGCTCGATGATCGTTCTGCCAGCGACATATTCTGCATTTCCATCCCTGTCATGATGGAACGCTATCCCTTCGCGCAGGGCCTTGTGGCCTGTTCTGAAGCTGCTGAAGCGGTGGCGGCAGCGATATGA
- a CDS encoding DUF2254 domain-containing protein, giving the protein MSQIAFQIRQIVQRMWFLPAAFSVVAILSIGIAWFLARFAPENLPFTMPSNGVVSILTILASSLLTVAVFALSTMVSALSSASNSTSPRAVSLITGDRSAQTSISVFIGAFLFSIVGIIGLSAGFYSEAGRLFLFAVTLGVVVLVVTALIRWIGQISAIGRVGHTIDRVEHATREAFTMITEHPFFDCRLQIIAPQGMPINARSVGYVQHVDASKLQRIAKENELTIAITARPGAYVAPNRPLMLVEGSVPDACVDDLAAAFVVGDSRTFYSDPRFGLVVLGEIASKAMSPGINDAGTAIDVIGTLVRVLVARQPHNEDQQPRYDLVSAPPLDPADLIDDAFRPIARDGAATIEVVLRLLAGLKTLAHASDELKQPALAMARDAAARARQAMTAESDLKTLEDAAAFAHEQGGE; this is encoded by the coding sequence ATGAGTCAGATTGCATTCCAGATACGCCAGATCGTGCAGCGCATGTGGTTTCTGCCCGCAGCGTTCTCGGTCGTGGCCATATTGAGCATCGGCATCGCTTGGTTTCTGGCTCGCTTCGCCCCGGAAAATCTGCCGTTCACCATGCCCTCCAACGGCGTGGTGTCGATCCTGACCATTCTGGCATCGAGCCTGCTGACGGTGGCGGTGTTTGCCCTCTCCACCATGGTCAGCGCGCTCTCGAGTGCCTCCAATTCCACCTCGCCGCGCGCCGTGTCGCTGATCACCGGCGACCGCAGCGCCCAGACCTCGATCTCGGTGTTTATCGGCGCGTTCCTGTTTTCCATCGTCGGGATAATCGGGCTGTCGGCCGGGTTTTACAGCGAGGCGGGACGGCTGTTCCTGTTTGCGGTGACGCTGGGCGTGGTGGTGCTAGTGGTGACCGCGCTGATCCGCTGGATCGGCCAGATCTCGGCCATTGGTCGCGTGGGCCACACGATTGACCGGGTCGAGCACGCCACCCGCGAAGCCTTCACCATGATCACCGAGCACCCGTTTTTCGATTGCCGCCTGCAGATCATCGCGCCGCAGGGCATGCCCATCAACGCCCGCTCGGTGGGCTATGTGCAGCATGTCGACGCCAGCAAGCTCCAGCGCATCGCCAAGGAAAACGAGCTGACCATCGCCATCACCGCGCGCCCCGGCGCCTATGTCGCCCCCAATCGGCCGCTCATGCTGGTTGAAGGGTCCGTGCCCGACGCGTGCGTCGATGATCTGGCAGCGGCCTTTGTCGTGGGCGACAGCCGCACCTTTTACAGCGATCCGCGCTTTGGTCTGGTGGTGCTGGGCGAAATTGCCAGCAAGGCCATGTCACCGGGCATCAATGACGCGGGCACGGCCATCGACGTGATCGGCACGCTGGTGCGCGTGCTGGTGGCCCGCCAGCCCCATAATGAGGATCAGCAACCGCGCTATGATCTGGTCTCGGCGCCGCCGCTTGATCCGGCCGATCTGATCGACGACGCCTTCCGCCCCATCGCCCGCGACGGCGCCGCAACCATCGAAGTGGTGCTGCGCCTGCTGGCGGGGCTAAAAACCCTGGCCCATGCCAGCGACGAACTAAAGCAACCCGCCCTCGCCATGGCCCGCGACGCCGCCGCCCGCGCGCGCCAGGCCATGACCGCCGAGAGCGACCTCAAGACGCTGGAAGACGCAGCAGCCTTTGCGCACGAGCAGGGCGGGGAATAA
- a CDS encoding Hsp70 family protein, which yields MTQACGLDFGTSNSTMGQLDADGVPHLLALEDGKPTIPSVLFFGFEDDTIHFGRKAVAEYVTGADGRLMRSLKSVLGTALIGDTTRVKARSYGFVEILGLFIAQLKQRGEAELGAGLDSVVCGRPVHFVDDDPVADAAAQDQLEGAVRAQGFRHIDFQFEPIAAALDYERQVRTEKLALIVDLGGGTSDFSVVRVSPERARASDRSGDILATAGVHVGGTDFDRLLSMAKVMPELGLGTLTRDGKRHLPVAPYYDLSTWHRINRLYNAQALRDLRGTRREAQAGERVETMIELIEDRLGHRLVGAVEAAKIALSDADATNFAFPVRDQTISTAISLAEFTAALANSVERIEATIGETLRRAGVGIGQIDSLILTGGSTQVPAIAQRLEALFPEAELVRTDVLGSVGLGLAMDAARKFGPRG from the coding sequence ATGACCCAAGCTTGCGGCCTCGACTTTGGCACGTCCAATTCAACCATGGGCCAGCTCGACGCTGATGGCGTCCCCCATCTGCTGGCGCTTGAAGACGGCAAGCCGACCATTCCCAGCGTGCTGTTCTTTGGCTTTGAGGATGACACCATCCATTTCGGCCGCAAGGCGGTGGCCGAATATGTCACCGGCGCCGATGGCCGGCTGATGCGCTCGCTCAAGAGCGTGCTGGGCACAGCACTGATCGGCGACACCACGCGGGTCAAGGCGCGCAGCTATGGCTTTGTCGAGATTCTGGGGCTGTTCATTGCCCAGCTCAAGCAGCGCGGCGAGGCAGAGCTGGGCGCCGGCCTCGATAGCGTGGTATGCGGCCGCCCGGTGCACTTCGTCGATGATGACCCGGTGGCCGATGCCGCAGCGCAGGATCAGCTGGAAGGCGCCGTGCGGGCGCAGGGTTTTCGCCATATTGACTTCCAGTTTGAACCGATTGCCGCCGCGCTCGACTATGAGCGGCAGGTGCGCACGGAAAAGCTGGCGCTGATCGTCGATCTGGGCGGTGGTACCTCGGACTTTTCGGTGGTGCGGGTGTCGCCAGAGCGGGCCCGGGCCAGCGATCGCAGCGGCGATATTCTGGCCACGGCCGGTGTGCATGTCGGCGGCACAGATTTCGACCGGCTACTCTCGATGGCCAAGGTCATGCCCGAGCTGGGGCTGGGCACGCTGACCCGGGACGGCAAGCGCCATCTGCCGGTCGCGCCCTATTATGACCTCTCGACCTGGCACCGCATCAACCGGCTCTACAATGCCCAGGCGCTGCGCGACCTGCGCGGCACCCGTCGCGAGGCGCAGGCGGGTGAGCGGGTGGAGACCATGATCGAGCTGATCGAGGACCGGCTGGGGCATCGGCTGGTTGGCGCCGTTGAGGCCGCCAAGATTGCGCTTTCGGATGCCGACGCCACCAACTTTGCCTTCCCGGTGCGCGACCAGACCATCAGCACGGCCATCTCGCTTGCTGAATTCACCGCCGCGCTGGCCAATTCGGTGGAGCGGATCGAGGCCACCATCGGCGAAACCCTCAGGCGGGCCGGGGTGGGCATCGGCCAGATCGACAGCCTGATCCTGACCGGTGGTTCAACCCAGGTGCCCGCCATCGCCCAGCGGCTCGAGGCGCTGTTCCCCGAGGCGGAACTGGTGCGCACCGATGTGCTGGGCAGCGTGGGGCTCGGCCTGGCCATGGATGCCGCGCGCAAGTTCGGGCCGCGCGGCTGA
- a CDS encoding diguanylate cyclase domain-containing protein, which yields MTDTAFDKEVAEPFWPRVRAALASLRPVSASRQLSYDQPAIARTIGLRPKLGERIDEELASGWAAAAHRHVSLSLLVIEVDAMNDYFIAYGKPAADDCIASVMQAITENLPRATDTCLRWGPSSLVVVLPDLPVLMARASAAKMHEAVRRLGLSNKESHAGAVTVSMGLAVGNPRGSYDKKFFQTAVDALKKAQRKGLGRVETIDLRPAQDRKRKKAA from the coding sequence ATGACTGACACAGCGTTCGACAAGGAAGTCGCAGAGCCGTTCTGGCCGCGCGTGCGGGCCGCGCTCGCATCACTGCGTCCGGTTTCGGCAAGCCGCCAGCTCTCCTATGATCAGCCTGCCATTGCCCGCACGATCGGTTTGCGTCCCAAACTGGGTGAACGCATCGACGAAGAGCTTGCCAGTGGCTGGGCCGCTGCGGCCCATCGTCATGTCTCGCTCTCGCTGCTGGTGATCGAAGTCGATGCCATGAACGACTACTTCATTGCCTATGGCAAACCGGCAGCCGATGACTGCATTGCCAGCGTGATGCAGGCCATTACCGAGAACCTGCCCCGCGCCACCGACACCTGCCTGCGCTGGGGACCTTCGAGCCTTGTCGTGGTGCTGCCCGACCTACCCGTGCTCATGGCTCGAGCCAGCGCCGCCAAAATGCATGAGGCCGTGCGTCGCCTGGGTCTGAGCAACAAGGAAAGCCATGCCGGTGCCGTCACCGTCAGCATGGGGCTGGCGGTCGGCAATCCGCGCGGCAGTTACGACAAGAAGTTTTTCCAGACCGCGGTCGATGCGCTCAAGAAGGCGCAACGCAAGGGTCTGGGCCGGGTCGAGACCATCGACCTGCGTCCCGCACAGGACCGCAAGCGCAAGAAAGCCGCCTGA
- a CDS encoding YcgN family cysteine cluster protein, with protein sequence MAFWEEKTLDQMTETEWEALCDGCGRCCLLKLEDEDTGILITSDVRCQLLDGDTCGCTDYPNRQAKVPDCIKLTLQNVTEIPWIPKTCAYRRISEGKGLAWWHPLVSGDPQTVIDVGVSVSGRTVLEGDVEPDTWEEHAVEWPEWEPPEEL encoded by the coding sequence ATGGCCTTTTGGGAAGAAAAAACCCTCGATCAAATGACCGAGACCGAGTGGGAAGCGCTGTGCGATGGCTGCGGCCGCTGCTGCCTGCTCAAGCTCGAGGATGAAGATACGGGCATCCTGATCACCTCGGATGTGCGCTGTCAGTTGCTCGACGGTGATACCTGCGGCTGTACCGACTATCCCAATCGTCAGGCCAAGGTGCCCGACTGCATCAAGCTGACGCTGCAGAATGTCACCGAGATTCCCTGGATTCCCAAGACCTGCGCCTATCGCCGCATTTCCGAGGGCAAGGGACTGGCCTGGTGGCACCCGCTGGTATCGGGCGATCCCCAGACGGTGATTGACGTCGGCGTGTCGGTCAGTGGGCGCACCGTACTCGAAGGCGATGTCGAACCCGACACGTGGGAAGAGCACGCCGTGGAGTGGCCCGAATGGGAGCCGCCCGAAGAGCTTTAA